The Camelina sativa cultivar DH55 chromosome 14, Cs, whole genome shotgun sequence genome includes a window with the following:
- the LOC104739637 gene encoding uncharacterized protein LOC104739637 yields MARGGKEEGEKHIGLLKLAQTLSFLLIFMAGIIIGLAASSHIDRYFNSLPRMFSSSTHLQTIPFSTTPDYSNCTVIHRDCTGNDENDENDDDGGGGGGVKAEKPKVRDCWSIDGFVRPENLTHVMTDDELFWRASMVPVKEEYPYERVPKVAFLFLTRGPLPMLPLWEKFFKGNEKYLSVYVHTPPGYDMNVSRDSPFYDRQIPSQKVEWGSPLLTDAEKRLLANALLDFSNERFVLLSESCVPVYNFSTVYSYLINSAYSFVDSYDEPTRYGRGRYSRKMLPDIKLHHWRKGSQWFEVNRKIAIYIISDSKYYSLFKQFCRPACYPDEHYIPTFLNMFHGSMNANRSVTWVDWSIGGPHPATYAAANITEEFLQSIRKNETDCLYNDEPTSLCFLFARKFSPSALAPLMNLSSTVMGF; encoded by the exons ATGGCGAGAGGAGGgaaagaggaaggagaaaagCATATAGGGTTACTAAAGCTGGCTCAAACGCTTtcatttttgcttattttcatGGCCGGAATCATCATCGGCCTCGCCGCTAGCTCTCACATCGATCGCTACTTCAATTCCTTGCCGAGGATGTTCTCGTCATCAACCCATCTACAAACGATTCCATTTTCGACTACTCCTGATTACTCCAATTGCACAGTCATCCACCGGGATTGCACGGGGAACGACGAGAACGACGAGAACGACgacgacggaggaggaggaggaggagtcaAGGCGGAGAAACCAAAGGTTCGAGATTGTTGGAGCATTGATGGGTTTGTTCGGCCTGAGAATCTCACTCAtgtgatgactgatgatgaGCTGTTCTGGAGAGCTTCGATGGTTCCGGTGAAGGAGGAGTATCCGTACGAAAGGGTTCCTAAAGTGGCCTTCTTGTTTCTGACCAGAGGGCCTTTGCCTATGCTACCGTTGTGGGAGAAGTTTTTTAAAGGCAATGAGAAGTATTTATCTGTTTACGTTCATACTCCTCCTGGATATGACATGAATGTCTCTCGTGATTCTCCGTTTTACGACCGGCAGATCCCCAGCCAG AAAGTTGAATGGGGATCCCCACTATTGACAGACGCAGAGAAGCGTCTACTAGCTAACGCATTGCTGGACTTCTCAAATGAGCGTTTTGTGCTTCTCTCAGAGAGCTGTGTCCCAGTCTACAACTTTTCAACTGTCTACAGTTACCTAATAAACTCTGCTTACAGTTTTGTGGACTCTTATGACGAGCCAACGCGTTATGGACGTGGCCGTTACAGCCGGAAGATGCTCCCGGATATCAAACTCCATCACTGGCGGAAAGGGTCTCAGTGGTTTGAAGTAAATCGTAAAATCGCCATCTACATCATCTCAGACTCGAAATACTACTCACTGTTCAAACAATTCTGCAGACCAGCTTGTTACCCGGACGAGCATTACATCCCAACTTTCTTGAACATGTTTCACGGTTCAATGAACGCGAATAGAAGCGTGACATGGGTTGATTGGTCCATAGGCGGTCCGCATCCAGCTACATATGCTGCAGCTAATATCACAGAAGAGTTTCTACAGTCAATAAGGAAGAACGAGACGGATTGTCTTTACAATGACGAGCCAACTTCGTTATGCTTCCTATTTGCTCGCAAGTTCTCTCCTTCTGCCTTAGCTCCTCTTATGAACCTGAGCTCTACTGTCATGGgattttga